In a single window of the Atlantibacter hermannii genome:
- the sseB gene encoding enhanced serine sensitivity protein SseB yields the protein MSDTKNELETLLEKAATEPAHRPAFFRMLLESTVWVPGTSANGDAVDADSALDLQHWEKEDGTSVIPFFSSLEALQQAVEDEQAFVAMPVRTLFEMTLGETLFLNAKLPTGKEFTPREISHLVSEEGNPLSTQEVIEGGQALLLSEVAEPPAQMVDSLTTLFKTLKTVKRAWLCSIKEGADAPSNLLIGIEAIGDIDAIIQAAGSVATDTLPGDEPIDICLVTEGEKGVSHFIMAHVTPFYERRWGSFLRDFKTNRII from the coding sequence ATGTCTGACACCAAAAATGAATTAGAAACGCTGCTCGAAAAAGCAGCCACCGAACCGGCCCACCGCCCGGCGTTTTTCCGCATGCTGCTGGAATCCACCGTGTGGGTACCGGGCACATCCGCGAACGGCGATGCGGTGGATGCCGACAGTGCGCTGGATTTGCAGCACTGGGAAAAAGAGGACGGCACGTCCGTTATTCCTTTTTTCTCGTCGCTGGAAGCCTTGCAGCAGGCGGTAGAAGACGAACAGGCATTCGTCGCAATGCCGGTACGTACGCTGTTTGAAATGACGCTCGGCGAGACGCTGTTTCTGAATGCCAAATTGCCCACCGGCAAAGAGTTTACCCCGCGTGAAATCAGCCATCTGGTGTCTGAAGAGGGCAATCCGCTCAGCACACAGGAAGTGATTGAAGGGGGTCAGGCGCTGCTGCTTTCTGAAGTGGCCGAGCCGCCCGCGCAAATGGTTGATTCCCTGACCACGCTTTTCAAAACCCTGAAAACGGTAAAGCGCGCCTGGCTGTGCTCAATTAAAGAGGGGGCGGACGCACCGTCAAACCTCCTGATCGGTATTGAAGCGATCGGGGATATCGATGCCATTATCCAGGCAGCGGGCAGTGTGGCGACTGACACTCTGCCGGGGGATGAGCCGATTGATATTTGCCTGGTGACGGAAGGAGAGAAGGGCGTCAGCCATTTTATCATGGCCCACGTTACGCCCTTTTATGAACGTCGCTGGGGGAGTTTCCTGCGCGATTTCAAAACCAATCGTATTATCTGA
- the sseA gene encoding 3-mercaptopyruvate sulfurtransferase: MSTSFFVAGDWLAEHLSDPEIQILDARMAPVGQEDRDMAGEYRAQHLPGALFFDIEALSDRTSSLPHMMPRPEAFAVAMRELGVSSDKHLVIYDLGDLFSAPRAWWMLKNFGAENVSILAGGLARWQQEGRPVESGEVSADEGDFEAKPNPDAVKRLTDVLLASHEGSAQIIDARPAARFHAEVDEPRPSLQRGHIPGALNVPWQEVVENGELKDPATLEQIFFQRGVDFERPIIASCGSGVTAAVLVLALATLDVNGVALYDGAWSEWGARQDLPIEPAP; encoded by the coding sequence ATGTCCACCTCTTTTTTTGTTGCGGGCGACTGGCTCGCTGAGCACCTTTCGGACCCCGAAATTCAAATTCTTGATGCGCGTATGGCTCCCGTTGGCCAGGAAGACCGCGATATGGCGGGCGAATACCGTGCGCAGCATCTTCCCGGCGCGCTGTTCTTCGATATCGAAGCGCTTTCGGATCGTACCAGTTCGTTACCGCACATGATGCCCCGCCCTGAGGCGTTCGCCGTGGCGATGCGCGAACTGGGCGTCAGTAGCGATAAACATCTGGTGATATATGATCTGGGTGATTTGTTCTCCGCGCCACGCGCCTGGTGGATGCTGAAAAACTTCGGCGCTGAAAACGTCTCGATTCTGGCGGGTGGCCTGGCGCGATGGCAGCAGGAAGGCCGTCCGGTAGAGTCCGGAGAGGTGAGCGCTGATGAGGGCGATTTCGAAGCCAAACCGAATCCCGATGCGGTGAAACGCCTGACCGATGTCCTGCTGGCAAGCCATGAAGGCAGCGCGCAGATTATCGATGCGCGTCCGGCGGCGCGTTTTCATGCTGAGGTCGATGAACCGCGTCCTAGCCTGCAACGCGGCCATATTCCCGGCGCACTCAACGTGCCCTGGCAGGAGGTGGTGGAGAACGGCGAGCTGAAAGATCCCGCCACACTGGAGCAAATCTTCTTTCAACGCGGTGTCGATTTTGAACGGCCGATCATTGCCAGCTGCGGCTCCGGCGTAACAGCGGCTGTACTGGTGCTGGCGCTTGCCACGCTTGATGTGAATGGCGTTGCGCTGTATGACGGCGCGTGGAGCGAATGGGGCGCAAGGCAGGATTTACCCATCGAACCTGCGCCATAA
- a CDS encoding putative protease inhibitor, which translates to MIRARHAALAAALFAMFSLTGCDDVKSQAAGESTPAPAQKSQSAAVSAKPDSAKLAQLAGQSAGKPLTLIDASEVQLDGAATLVLTFSIPLDPSQDFSRTVHLVDKKDGKVDGAWELAPNLKELRMRHLEPHRTLVASVDSELKALNEATFGINWEKTIETRDIAPSVGFASRGSLLPTKVVQGLPVMALNIDNVDVNFFRIKPESLPSFVSQWEYRSSLTNWESEKILQMADLVYTGRFDLNPARNTREKLLLPLGDIKPLQQPGVYLAVMNQAGRYNYSNAATLFTLSDVGVSLHRFHNRLDVFTQSLENGAVQGNVEIQLLSEKGQPLAQAKTDGDGHATLETPKEAALVLARSGDQTTLLDLKLPALDLSEFDIVGEAGYARQFFMFGPRDLYRPGETVIFNGLLRDGDGKPVNDQPIKLEVVKPDGQVARTEVVQPHNGLYQFTWPLAASAATGNWHIRANIGDNQPRDWRFQVEDFMPERMALTLSPQKTPITPKDPLAIPVEGHYLYGAPASGNALQGQLFLRPLRDAVPALPGYEFGDITEENLSRSLDEVQLTLDEQGHSEVALDSQWQDARSPLKVILQASLLESGGRPITRRAEQPVWPAVALPGIRPQFASKAVYDYRSDTTVNQPMVDEGSLAGFDIVYTNAQGEKLAVNDLQVRLIRERRDYFWDWSESDGWQSQFDQKDLVEGEQSLNLAAGETGKVSFPVDWGSYRLEVKGPNDTVSSIRFWAGYSWQDNSDGSGSPRPDRVTLKLDKPAYQPGDTIKLHIAAPAAGKGYAMIESSDGPLWWQAIDVPEGGMDLSIPVDKKWQRHDLYVSTLVVRPGDKSKSATPKRAVGILHLPLGDENRRLALTLDAPAKMRPDRNLDVKLKVKPNAQGTIPAKVNVLVSAVDSGVLNITDYRTPDPWQAFFGKKAYGADIYDIYGQVIEGQGRLAALRFGGDGDELNRGGKPPVNHVTIVAQQALPVVLNENGEGTVQLPIGDFNGELRVMAQAWTADSFGSSEAKVIVAAPLIAEISMPRFLAGGDESRLALDVSNLTDSAQNLTVSLTASGLVSLLENPELKVSLKPGARKTLFIPVRAHEGFGDGEIQAQISGLNVPGETFVPSQKQWKIGVRPAFPSQTVNSGVMLNPGESWQVPASHIEGFSADTLEGRLLLSGRPPLNLARYISELKAYPYGCLEQTTSGLFPSLYTSAAQLKALGIAGESDKQRRAAIDLGISRLLEMQREDGGFSLWDKTGPEEYWGTAYVTDFLVRATEQGYSVPADALERANNRLLRYLQDPGLMALRYSDNSAASKFAVQAYAGLVLARQQKAPLGALRELWNRHNAAVSGLPLVQLGVALKLMGDATRSQDAINAGISTTRNNRTEWIGDYGSELRDNALILNLLEENKLLTQQQAGLLQKLSDQAFGQNWLSTQESNALFLAGRAWQNQPASWQVESSLSGEPLQGDKAQAFNLNADKLASLHLTNTSDSPVWVRLDSVGYPQSAPQESGNVLKIQRHFLASDGTAKSLDNLRSGELVMVWLDVYASKTVPDALVVDLLPAGLELENQNLANASASLGESSGTVTDLVSRMQQQDIQHMEFRDDRFVAALPVNAGEHATLVYLARAVTPGRYTVPVPQVESMYVPAWRATGRSEGTLTIAP; encoded by the coding sequence ATGATACGAGCACGCCATGCCGCGCTTGCGGCAGCCTTATTTGCCATGTTTTCGTTGACCGGCTGCGATGACGTAAAAAGTCAGGCGGCTGGCGAGTCAACACCTGCTCCCGCGCAAAAATCGCAGTCCGCAGCCGTTTCTGCAAAACCGGACAGCGCCAAACTGGCGCAGCTTGCCGGGCAAAGCGCCGGAAAACCGTTGACGCTGATCGATGCTTCTGAAGTGCAACTGGACGGCGCGGCGACGCTGGTGCTGACGTTCTCGATCCCTCTCGATCCCAGCCAGGATTTTTCCCGCACCGTACATCTGGTCGATAAAAAAGACGGGAAAGTGGATGGCGCCTGGGAGCTGGCCCCGAATCTTAAAGAGCTGCGGATGCGGCATCTGGAGCCCCATCGTACGCTGGTGGCGAGCGTGGACAGTGAGCTGAAAGCGCTGAATGAAGCGACGTTTGGCATTAACTGGGAAAAGACCATCGAAACCCGCGATATCGCGCCCAGCGTTGGATTTGCCAGCCGCGGTTCGTTGCTACCGACGAAAGTGGTGCAGGGTCTGCCCGTGATGGCGCTGAATATTGATAACGTGGATGTGAATTTCTTCCGCATTAAACCGGAATCACTGCCTTCGTTTGTCAGCCAGTGGGAATACCGTAGTTCATTAACCAACTGGGAGTCGGAAAAGATCCTTCAGATGGCGGATCTGGTGTACACCGGCCGTTTCGATCTCAACCCGGCGCGTAACACGCGCGAAAAACTGTTGCTGCCGTTGGGCGATATCAAACCGCTCCAGCAGCCAGGCGTCTATCTCGCAGTAATGAACCAGGCGGGACGCTACAACTACAGCAATGCAGCCACGCTGTTTACGCTGAGCGATGTGGGCGTGTCGCTGCACCGTTTCCACAACCGGCTGGATGTCTTCACGCAAAGCCTCGAAAACGGTGCCGTTCAGGGTAACGTCGAGATTCAGTTGCTGAGCGAAAAAGGGCAACCGCTGGCCCAGGCGAAAACCGACGGCGATGGCCATGCGACGCTGGAAACCCCTAAAGAGGCAGCGCTGGTGCTGGCGCGTTCCGGCGATCAGACCACTCTTTTAGATCTCAAACTACCCGCGCTCGATCTGTCTGAATTCGATATCGTTGGCGAAGCAGGGTATGCGCGCCAGTTCTTTATGTTTGGCCCACGCGACCTGTATCGTCCGGGCGAGACGGTTATCTTCAACGGCCTGTTGCGTGACGGCGACGGTAAACCCGTTAACGACCAGCCGATTAAACTGGAAGTGGTTAAACCTGACGGCCAGGTAGCGCGGACTGAAGTGGTTCAACCGCACAACGGGTTGTATCAATTCACCTGGCCACTGGCGGCCTCTGCGGCGACGGGTAACTGGCACATCCGGGCAAATATCGGCGATAACCAACCGCGTGACTGGCGCTTCCAGGTGGAAGATTTTATGCCGGAACGGATGGCGTTGACGTTATCCCCGCAGAAAACGCCGATAACCCCGAAAGATCCTCTGGCGATCCCGGTGGAGGGCCATTACCTCTATGGCGCGCCTGCTTCCGGCAATGCGTTGCAGGGGCAGCTTTTCCTGCGTCCGTTGCGCGACGCGGTGCCTGCGTTGCCCGGCTATGAGTTCGGTGATATCACTGAAGAAAACCTTTCCCGCAGCCTTGATGAAGTCCAGCTTACGCTTGATGAGCAGGGCCACAGCGAGGTGGCGCTTGACAGTCAGTGGCAGGATGCCCGCTCGCCGCTGAAAGTCATTTTGCAGGCCAGCCTGCTGGAATCCGGCGGCCGTCCGATTACCCGGCGCGCAGAGCAGCCGGTGTGGCCCGCTGTCGCTCTGCCGGGCATTCGCCCGCAGTTTGCTTCAAAAGCGGTGTATGACTATCGCAGCGACACCACGGTGAATCAACCGATGGTCGATGAAGGCAGCCTCGCCGGGTTTGACATTGTGTATACCAATGCGCAGGGCGAGAAGCTTGCAGTGAACGATTTGCAGGTGCGCTTGATTCGCGAACGCCGCGACTATTTCTGGGACTGGTCGGAAAGTGACGGCTGGCAATCCCAGTTTGATCAAAAAGACCTGGTGGAAGGAGAGCAGTCGCTGAATCTGGCCGCAGGTGAAACGGGCAAAGTGAGTTTCCCGGTAGACTGGGGTTCATACCGTCTTGAAGTGAAAGGGCCGAACGATACCGTCAGCAGCATTCGCTTCTGGGCAGGTTATAGCTGGCAGGACAACAGCGACGGCAGCGGTTCGCCGCGCCCGGATCGGGTCACGTTAAAACTCGATAAGCCGGCATACCAGCCGGGTGACACCATTAAACTGCATATCGCTGCCCCGGCCGCCGGTAAGGGCTATGCGATGATCGAATCCAGCGACGGCCCACTCTGGTGGCAGGCAATCGATGTGCCGGAAGGTGGGATGGACCTTTCCATACCTGTCGATAAAAAATGGCAGCGTCACGATCTGTACGTCAGTACCCTGGTGGTTCGCCCCGGCGATAAATCCAAATCCGCAACGCCAAAACGCGCCGTTGGGATCCTGCATTTACCGCTCGGCGATGAAAACCGCCGCCTGGCGTTAACCCTCGACGCGCCGGCTAAAATGCGGCCGGACCGCAACCTGGATGTGAAGCTGAAAGTTAAACCGAACGCGCAGGGCACCATTCCGGCGAAGGTTAACGTGCTGGTTTCCGCCGTGGACAGCGGCGTGTTGAACATTACCGATTATCGCACCCCGGATCCGTGGCAGGCGTTTTTCGGTAAAAAAGCCTATGGTGCCGATATTTACGATATCTACGGCCAGGTAATTGAAGGGCAGGGCCGCCTGGCAGCGCTGCGCTTCGGGGGCGACGGCGATGAACTGAACCGCGGCGGGAAACCGCCAGTTAATCATGTCACTATCGTGGCGCAGCAGGCGCTGCCTGTAGTGCTAAACGAGAACGGTGAAGGAACGGTGCAACTGCCGATTGGCGATTTTAACGGTGAGCTGCGCGTCATGGCGCAGGCCTGGACTGCCGACAGCTTTGGCAGTAGCGAGGCGAAAGTTATTGTCGCCGCGCCGCTGATCGCTGAAATCAGTATGCCGCGTTTCCTGGCGGGCGGCGATGAATCACGCCTGGCGCTGGACGTCAGCAACCTGACCGACAGCGCGCAGAATCTTACTGTTTCCCTGACCGCCAGCGGGCTGGTTTCACTGCTGGAAAACCCGGAGCTGAAAGTTAGCCTCAAGCCGGGTGCGCGTAAGACGCTGTTTATTCCGGTACGCGCGCACGAAGGCTTCGGCGATGGCGAAATCCAGGCACAAATCAGCGGCCTTAACGTGCCGGGAGAAACCTTCGTACCTTCGCAGAAACAGTGGAAAATCGGCGTTCGTCCGGCATTCCCGTCGCAAACGGTGAACAGCGGAGTAATGCTCAATCCAGGGGAGAGCTGGCAGGTTCCGGCCTCGCACATTGAGGGTTTCTCTGCTGATACTCTCGAAGGACGACTGCTGCTGAGCGGCCGTCCGCCGCTCAACCTGGCGCGCTACATCAGCGAGCTCAAGGCTTATCCTTACGGCTGCCTCGAACAAACCACCAGCGGTCTTTTCCCGTCGCTTTATACCAGCGCGGCACAGCTTAAAGCGTTGGGGATTGCCGGTGAAAGCGATAAACAACGCCGTGCAGCCATTGATTTGGGTATTTCACGCCTGCTGGAAATGCAGCGCGAAGACGGCGGCTTCAGTCTGTGGGACAAAACCGGGCCGGAAGAGTACTGGGGTACGGCGTATGTGACCGATTTCCTGGTGCGGGCGACGGAGCAGGGCTACAGCGTGCCGGCGGATGCGCTTGAGCGCGCTAACAACCGTTTGTTGCGCTATTTACAGGACCCCGGGCTGATGGCGTTACGCTACAGTGACAACAGCGCCGCCAGTAAATTCGCGGTACAGGCATACGCAGGTCTGGTACTGGCGCGTCAGCAAAAAGCGCCGCTGGGCGCGCTGCGCGAACTGTGGAACAGACATAATGCCGCCGTTTCCGGCTTGCCGCTGGTGCAGCTTGGCGTGGCCCTCAAGCTCATGGGGGACGCGACGCGTTCTCAGGACGCTATCAATGCGGGGATCTCGACAACACGTAACAACCGAACAGAATGGATCGGCGACTATGGCAGCGAGTTACGCGACAACGCGCTGATTCTGAATCTGCTCGAAGAGAACAAATTGCTGACCCAACAGCAGGCGGGACTACTGCAGAAACTGTCAGACCAGGCCTTCGGTCAAAACTGGTTGTCTACTCAGGAGAGCAATGCGCTCTTTTTGGCCGGGCGTGCCTGGCAGAATCAACCCGCAAGCTGGCAGGTGGAGAGCTCGCTCTCCGGTGAACCGTTACAGGGCGATAAAGCGCAGGCGTTTAATCTGAATGCCGATAAACTGGCGTCGCTGCATCTGACCAATACCAGCGACAGCCCGGTATGGGTGCGGCTCGACAGTGTCGGTTACCCGCAGAGTGCGCCACAGGAATCCGGTAACGTGCTTAAAATTCAACGCCATTTCCTTGCCAGCGACGGTACCGCAAAGTCTCTCGACAATCTGCGCAGCGGCGAACTGGTCATGGTATGGCTGGACGTTTACGCCAGTAAAACCGTGCCGGATGCGCTGGTAGTGGATTTACTGCCCGCAGGCCTGGAGCTGGAGAACCAGAATCTGGCGAATGCCAGCGCCAGCCTGGGTGAGAGCAGCGGTACGGTTACCGATCTGGTTAGCCGGATGCAGCAACAGGATATTCAGCATATGGAATTCCGCGATGACCGCTTTGTGGCGGCGCTGCCGGTAAACGCAGGCGAACATGCGACGCTGGTGTATCTGGCGCGGGCGGTGACGCCGGGCCGTTACACCGTGCCGGTGCCGCAAGTGGAATCCATGTATGTTCCGGCCTGGCGGGCAACGGGCCGCAGTGAAGGGACGCTCACCATTGCGCCATGA
- the pbpC_1 gene encoding penicillin-binding protein 1C yields MTASKLKKCACVIAGALLLFALALWSADRIWPLPLKEVNPARVVVTEEGTPLWRFADDEGIWRYPVTIEDVSPRYLDALIHYEDRWFWKHPGINPFAIVRAAWQGVTAGRVVSGGSTLTMQVARLIEPHPPHLYRQSAPGMAGHAA; encoded by the coding sequence GTGACCGCGTCAAAACTAAAAAAATGCGCCTGCGTGATTGCAGGCGCACTACTGTTATTCGCGCTGGCGCTCTGGTCGGCGGATCGCATTTGGCCGTTGCCGCTTAAAGAGGTCAATCCCGCCAGAGTAGTGGTTACCGAAGAGGGAACGCCACTCTGGCGCTTTGCTGATGATGAAGGCATCTGGCGTTATCCCGTCACAATCGAGGACGTGTCGCCGCGCTATCTGGATGCCCTTATCCATTACGAAGACCGTTGGTTCTGGAAACATCCCGGTATTAATCCTTTCGCCATCGTCCGCGCCGCCTGGCAGGGCGTCACCGCCGGACGCGTGGTGTCTGGCGGCAGTACCCTGACGATGCAGGTTGCCCGGCTGATCGAGCCCCATCCCCCGCACCTTTACCGGCAAAGCGCGCCAGGTATGGCGGGCCATGCAGCTTGA
- the pbpC_2 gene encoding penicillin-binding protein 1C — protein sequence MQLEWHLSKRDILTLYLNRAPFGGTLQGVGAASWAYFGKSPASLTPAEAALLAVLPQAPSRLRPDRWPERAQASRDKVLRRLAQYHVWPQESVNEALEEPVWLAPRQMPQLAPLLARYLASRNPATKIVTTLDAGLQRQLEELALNWKPRLPPRGSLAILVVDASTMKVRGWVGSPDISDASRFGHVDMVLASRSPGSVLKPFVYGLAIDEALIHPASLLQDVPRRFGDYRPGNFDSGFNGPVSMSDALVRSLNLPAVQVLEAYGPKRFAAKLRNVGLTLSLPGGAEPNLSIILGGAGARLYDIVGAYSAFMRHGRAARLRLTPEDKLEERPLMSPGAAWIIRRILAGEAQPLPDSALPQVVPFGWKTGTSYGYRDAWAVGMSPRYLIGVWIGRPDGTPVPGQSGFASAVPLLNQVNNVVQASSALQQARLPVDPRPASVTAGTICWPGGQQLPAGDANCRRRLATWLLDDSQPPTLQALGQERVTGTQFPLWLNAQGQRVAADCPDAHAETRLLWPLPLEPWLPAAERRAARLPPVSAGCPPLARDVATPLLLTGVRDGGIIKRVPGQRRLPLQLTSQGGEGQRWWFVNGMVQSGHGDNITVEIENPDDYQVLVMDDAGQTAVVRFTVQ from the coding sequence ATGCAGCTTGAGTGGCATCTGTCAAAACGGGACATTCTCACCCTTTACCTCAACCGTGCGCCCTTTGGCGGTACGCTACAAGGCGTCGGCGCGGCCAGCTGGGCCTACTTCGGCAAATCTCCTGCGTCGCTGACGCCCGCAGAAGCCGCATTGCTGGCGGTACTTCCCCAGGCGCCCAGCCGATTGCGTCCTGATCGCTGGCCTGAACGCGCCCAGGCGTCGCGCGATAAAGTACTGCGGCGGCTGGCGCAATATCATGTCTGGCCTCAGGAGAGCGTAAACGAAGCGCTGGAAGAGCCGGTATGGCTGGCGCCACGCCAGATGCCGCAACTTGCTCCACTGCTGGCGCGCTACCTGGCGTCGCGTAACCCCGCTACCAAAATTGTTACGACGCTTGACGCTGGGTTACAGCGTCAGCTTGAAGAACTGGCGTTAAACTGGAAACCACGCCTGCCGCCGCGCGGTTCGCTGGCGATCCTGGTCGTCGACGCCAGTACCATGAAAGTGCGCGGCTGGGTCGGCTCGCCGGATATTTCTGACGCCAGCCGTTTCGGGCATGTGGATATGGTGCTTGCCAGCCGATCGCCAGGTTCGGTGTTAAAACCGTTTGTCTACGGACTGGCGATTGACGAAGCGCTCATCCATCCCGCTTCGCTGTTGCAGGATGTGCCGCGCCGTTTTGGGGATTATCGCCCCGGCAACTTTGACAGCGGCTTCAATGGCCCGGTCAGCATGAGCGACGCGCTGGTGCGTTCACTTAACCTCCCGGCGGTGCAGGTTCTGGAGGCGTATGGGCCGAAGCGGTTTGCCGCGAAATTACGTAACGTGGGGCTGACCTTATCACTGCCCGGCGGCGCGGAGCCAAACCTGTCCATTATCCTCGGCGGTGCAGGGGCAAGGCTGTATGACATTGTCGGCGCTTACAGCGCGTTTATGCGCCACGGCCGCGCGGCACGGCTACGTTTGACACCGGAGGATAAACTGGAAGAGCGCCCGCTGATGTCGCCTGGCGCGGCGTGGATTATCCGGCGCATACTGGCGGGGGAGGCGCAACCGCTGCCCGACAGCGCGCTGCCTCAGGTTGTGCCGTTTGGCTGGAAAACCGGGACCAGCTATGGCTATCGCGACGCGTGGGCGGTGGGCATGAGCCCGCGCTATTTGATTGGCGTCTGGATTGGCCGACCTGACGGCACGCCGGTGCCGGGCCAGTCTGGCTTCGCCAGCGCCGTTCCGCTGCTTAACCAGGTTAATAATGTCGTGCAGGCGAGTTCCGCCTTGCAGCAGGCGCGTTTGCCCGTCGATCCCCGACCGGCATCAGTGACGGCAGGAACCATTTGCTGGCCCGGCGGCCAACAGTTGCCTGCAGGCGATGCCAACTGCCGCCGCCGTCTGGCGACCTGGTTGCTGGACGACAGCCAGCCGCCGACGTTACAGGCGCTGGGCCAGGAAAGGGTGACCGGGACACAATTTCCCCTCTGGCTGAACGCGCAAGGGCAACGAGTTGCCGCCGATTGCCCGGATGCACATGCTGAAACGCGCTTACTCTGGCCGCTGCCGCTTGAGCCCTGGCTACCCGCGGCTGAGCGCCGCGCCGCGCGATTGCCACCCGTCTCTGCCGGATGCCCGCCGCTGGCGCGTGATGTGGCGACGCCATTACTGCTAACCGGCGTACGCGATGGCGGAATCATTAAACGCGTGCCGGGGCAGCGCCGTCTGCCTTTGCAATTAACCAGCCAGGGCGGAGAAGGTCAGCGTTGGTGGTTTGTTAATGGCATGGTGCAATCGGGTCACGGTGACAACATAACGGTGGAGATTGAGAACCCCGATGATTATCAGGTCCTGGTGATGGATGATGCGGGACAAACGGCGGTGGTTCGCTTTACTGTCCAGTAA
- the ndk gene encoding nucleoside diphosphate kinase, with product MAIERTFSIIKPNAVAKNVIGNIFARFETAGLKIVGTKMLHLSSEKAGGFYAEHQGKPFFDGLVSFMTSGPIVVTVLEGEDAVRRHREILGATNPADALAGTLRADYADSFTENGTHGSDSVESAEREIAYFFGEGEVCPRTR from the coding sequence ATGGCAATTGAACGTACTTTTTCCATCATCAAGCCGAACGCGGTGGCAAAAAACGTTATTGGCAACATCTTTGCTCGTTTTGAAACAGCAGGGCTGAAAATTGTCGGTACTAAAATGCTGCACCTGTCTTCTGAGAAAGCAGGCGGTTTCTATGCAGAACATCAGGGCAAACCGTTCTTTGACGGCCTGGTTTCTTTCATGACGTCTGGCCCGATCGTGGTGACCGTGCTGGAAGGCGAAGATGCAGTACGTCGCCATCGTGAAATTCTGGGCGCGACCAACCCGGCTGATGCTCTGGCTGGCACCCTGCGCGCTGACTATGCAGACAGCTTTACTGAAAACGGCACCCACGGTTCAGACTCCGTTGAATCCGCAGAACGCGAAATCGCGTACTTCTTCGGTGAAGGCGAAGTGTGCCCGCGCACCCGTTAA
- the yfgB gene encoding radical SAM protein, with the protein MSEQIVTSETPVNVVSAKSEKINLLDLNRQQLREFFASLGEKPFRADQVMKWMYHYCCDDFDEMTDINKVLRNKLKEIAEIRAPEVAEEQRSADGTIKWAIKIADQLVETVYIPEEDRATLCVSSQVGCALECKFCSTAQQGFNRNLRVSEIIGQVWRAAKIIGAQKKTGVRPITNVVMMGMGEPLLNLNNVVPAMEIMLDDFGFGLSKRRVTLSTSGVVPALDKLGDMIDVALAISLHAPTDEIRDRIMPINKKYNIETFLAAVRRYLEKSNANQGRVTVEYVLLDHINDGTEHAHQLAECLKDTPCKLNLIPWNPFPGAPYGRSSNSRIDRFSKVLMEYGFTTIVRKTRGDDIDAACGQLAGEVIDRTKRTMRKRMQGEPIEVKAV; encoded by the coding sequence ATGTCTGAGCAAATTGTCACTTCTGAGACGCCGGTAAACGTCGTTTCCGCTAAATCTGAAAAAATAAATCTGCTGGATCTTAACCGTCAGCAACTGCGTGAGTTTTTCGCCAGTCTCGGTGAGAAACCGTTCCGCGCCGATCAGGTGATGAAATGGATGTATCACTATTGCTGCGATGACTTTGATGAGATGACCGACATCAACAAAGTCCTGCGTAACAAGCTGAAAGAGATCGCCGAAATCCGTGCGCCGGAAGTCGCTGAAGAACAGCGTTCGGCTGACGGCACCATCAAATGGGCGATTAAAATCGCCGATCAGCTGGTGGAAACCGTGTATATCCCGGAAGAGGATCGTGCGACGCTCTGTGTCTCGTCTCAGGTGGGTTGCGCACTGGAATGTAAATTCTGCTCAACGGCCCAGCAGGGCTTTAACCGCAACCTGCGCGTGTCGGAAATTATCGGCCAGGTGTGGCGTGCGGCGAAGATTATCGGCGCGCAAAAGAAAACCGGCGTGCGTCCTATCACCAACGTGGTGATGATGGGCATGGGTGAGCCGCTGCTCAACCTGAATAACGTGGTTCCGGCCATGGAAATCATGCTGGATGATTTTGGTTTTGGGCTTTCAAAGCGCCGCGTCACGCTGTCTACCTCAGGCGTTGTGCCAGCGCTGGATAAGCTGGGCGATATGATTGACGTGGCGCTGGCAATTTCCCTGCATGCCCCGACTGATGAAATTCGCGATCGGATCATGCCGATCAATAAGAAATACAATATTGAGACTTTCCTGGCCGCGGTGCGCCGTTATCTGGAAAAGTCCAATGCCAATCAGGGCCGTGTGACAGTGGAATATGTTTTGCTGGATCACATCAATGACGGCACGGAACATGCGCATCAACTGGCAGAATGCCTCAAAGATACGCCGTGCAAGCTCAACCTGATCCCGTGGAACCCCTTCCCGGGCGCGCCGTATGGCCGCAGCTCCAACAGCCGTATCGATCGCTTCTCCAAGGTATTGATGGAATATGGCTTTACTACCATTGTGCGTAAAACGCGCGGCGACGATATCGATGCCGCCTGTGGCCAGTTGGCGGGTGAAGTCATCGACCGCACCAAACGCACGATGCGCAAGCGTATGCAAGGTGAACCTATTGAGGTGAAGGCAGTCTGA